A genomic window from Diceros bicornis minor isolate mBicDic1 chromosome 35, mDicBic1.mat.cur, whole genome shotgun sequence includes:
- the LOC131398424 gene encoding glutathione S-transferase theta-2B-like isoform X1, protein MGCSERLAEPGAQPRPSLRRLEDVGPCRAVYIFAKKNGIPFEMRTVELLKGQHLSQKFLQVNSLQRLPTLQDGDFVLTESVAILIFLSAKYRTADHWYPADLQARAHIHEYLGWHADCIRGTFGVPLWTQVIMPLTGTQVPEEKVRRNRTAMDQALQQLEDKFLGNRAFLTSQQVTLADLMALEELVQPVAVGCDVFEGRPRLAAWRERVETFLGAGLCQEAHGPILNILERAASKTFLVTLPEAYPFVLRRISRIP, encoded by the exons atgggctgctcTGAAAGACTCGCTGAGCCGGGCGCCCAGCCCCGACCGTCCCTGCGGCGCCTGGAGGATGTCGGG CCCTGCCGCGCCGTCTACATCTTCGCCAAGAAGAACGGCATCCCCTTTGAGATGCGCACCGTGGAGCTGCTCAAAG GACAGCACCTGAGCCAGAAGTTCCTCCAGGTTAACAGCCTGCAGAGGCTGCCCACCCTCCAGGACGGGGACTTCGTCTTGACCGAAAG CGTGGCCATTCTGATTTTCTTGAGCGCTAAGTACCGGACAGCGGACCACTGGTACCCAGCCGACCTGCAGGCCCGCGCCCACATCCATGAGTACCTGGGCTGGCATGCCGACTGCATCCGTGGCACCTTTGGTGTGCCCCTGTGGACCCAG GTGATTATGCCGCTCACTGGGACCCAGGTGCCAGAGGAGAAGGTGAGGCGCAACAGGACCGCCATGGACCAGGCCCTGCAGCAGCTGGAGGACAAATTCCTGGGGAACAGGGCCTTCCTCACCAGCCAGCAGGTGACGCTGGCTGACCTCATGGCACTGGAGGAGCTGGTGCAG CCCGTGGCTGTTGGCTGTGACGTATTTGAGGGACGGCCGCGACTGGCAGCATGGCGTGAGCGAGTCGAAACTTTCCTGGGTGCTGGGTTGTGCCAGGAGGCCCACGGCCCCATCTTGAACATCCTGGAACGGGCAGCCAGCAAAACATTCCTGGTGACCCTCCCAGAAGCCTATCCGTTTGTGCTGCGTCGTATTTCCAGGATCCCCTGA
- the LOC131398424 gene encoding glutathione S-transferase theta-2B-like isoform X2 has translation MSLKLFLDLLSQPCRAVYIFAKKNGIPFEMRTVELLKGQHLSQKFLQVNSLQRLPTLQDGDFVLTESVAILIFLSAKYRTADHWYPADLQARAHIHEYLGWHADCIRGTFGVPLWTQVIMPLTGTQVPEEKVRRNRTAMDQALQQLEDKFLGNRAFLTSQQVTLADLMALEELVQPVAVGCDVFEGRPRLAAWRERVETFLGAGLCQEAHGPILNILERAASKTFLVTLPEAYPFVLRRISRIP, from the exons ATGTCCCTGAAGCTCTTCTTGGACCTGCTGTCGCAGCCCTGCCGCGCCGTCTACATCTTCGCCAAGAAGAACGGCATCCCCTTTGAGATGCGCACCGTGGAGCTGCTCAAAG GACAGCACCTGAGCCAGAAGTTCCTCCAGGTTAACAGCCTGCAGAGGCTGCCCACCCTCCAGGACGGGGACTTCGTCTTGACCGAAAG CGTGGCCATTCTGATTTTCTTGAGCGCTAAGTACCGGACAGCGGACCACTGGTACCCAGCCGACCTGCAGGCCCGCGCCCACATCCATGAGTACCTGGGCTGGCATGCCGACTGCATCCGTGGCACCTTTGGTGTGCCCCTGTGGACCCAG GTGATTATGCCGCTCACTGGGACCCAGGTGCCAGAGGAGAAGGTGAGGCGCAACAGGACCGCCATGGACCAGGCCCTGCAGCAGCTGGAGGACAAATTCCTGGGGAACAGGGCCTTCCTCACCAGCCAGCAGGTGACGCTGGCTGACCTCATGGCACTGGAGGAGCTGGTGCAG CCCGTGGCTGTTGGCTGTGACGTATTTGAGGGACGGCCGCGACTGGCAGCATGGCGTGAGCGAGTCGAAACTTTCCTGGGTGCTGGGTTGTGCCAGGAGGCCCACGGCCCCATCTTGAACATCCTGGAACGGGCAGCCAGCAAAACATTCCTGGTGACCCTCCCAGAAGCCTATCCGTTTGTGCTGCGTCGTATTTCCAGGATCCCCTGA